The Tenebrio molitor chromosome 5, icTenMoli1.1, whole genome shotgun sequence genome segment TTAAGGATAACTTCCACCCCTAAAATCCGTCAACATCCAACAAAAGGATACTGCAATTGGGGTTTGACTTTCGGTTTGGAATCGTCATCGATATCTTGCGGATCTACGATGCTGAGAAATGATTGCAACCAATCGTACAAGTTGATCATCTTGCCGCATTCGAGGTGCAGCTTGTAGACAATGCTGATGTCGGGCATTGACGGCAGTATGATCGAATCGTTGGAAATTTCGCAGCATGAAcactaaaaattcaaataataacGCACTTGTGACGCAAGCGCCCTCTATGACTTGACAGTCAGTCGCGAGCGCCCCCTTACGGTGACTACGGTACCTGTAAGTAAAAGTGTGGATCGTTCAAAGCTGTATGAATGGCGGCCCTGTGAGACCCtataatgtgattttgaaTGGAAATATCGTTGAAAAAGAAGATCTCGTGGAAGGGAAAACTTGTGGGTTCCAAGAGGTATCTGTCAaactgttgtgacaaaaaatCGAGCACCTCGGCACGAATTTTGTCATATTTGTTCTTAGGCTGGTTGTGCTTTGATATTTGGGACAGTTTCtacaataaattatattactaaaataaaaaattgggaAGCCAGGTCTATACTTCTTTGAATTGTTTTCTGTCCAGTATTTCACAAAGTGTGTCATTCTCTACTTCTTCAACTTCCTCTTCCCACTCgagatgatttaatttattcacgTATCCAGACAGTTGAGTTACGATACCTTCCCTGACATCCCCGTCTAGCTGAGATTGCTCAACATTGTTCTCTATAAAATCCTTAACTCTCAACAATTTATTACTCAACTCGTCTCTAGATTGGAACGATAATAGTTGAAAACATTCTTTGTACTCTTGACTCCTGGTGATACTTTTCGAAACTGCGCACGCGTACAGTTCTCGAACCTTGAATACGATAAAACTTAAACTCCAgaccaaaattattttttagttaaCAAAATACCTGCTTGCCTAGTGGCGCTCTAGGTAGATCGCAtactaaaatatgtaaacattttaaaaacaagtgTAAATTCGGCACGTATCTCGCAATCTTTTTGATTTCCTTTTTTAAAACGTTTCTGAAATAGTGGTCATCAGTCAGAAGATAAATTCTGTTTTCGGGGGATTCACTCTCGACTAGTTTTCTAAAAGAAAATAGATGGCGCACGTTCTCGAGATCGTCGTGAGTAAATTCTGCGACAAtttgtttaatgtttttgtttttacagaGGGCCATTGCGTTTCCGTAGCTGAAGTGTTCCAGCATGGCGTACTACAAGACATGTTTAAACTGAAGATTAATTCTTAATTAATTGAGAATTGTTTGTTACCTTAAAATTCTGAATAAAACCGCTGACGGACAGATCGTAGAATAAAAATATGTCTGTGAACAAGTTAAAAACCTTCCCACCTAAATGAAACGGGCAGTCTcgcgaaaataaaatattttccaagaCGTTATTTAGGTAAACCGTGGAAGGTGACGAATGAAAGACTTTGATATTGATTTTGGAAGACACGTGGCACGGTAATGACCGATGGACGGCAGTGAGAGAAGTAGCTACACCAAATACGAACACAAACGGTAAAACATTAATATAGGAACTggcgattaaaataaaatcttgtaaaaCTTTGGgggcaaaattttcaaaatctggAATTATAACAACAATCACTTTCTTgttaattttggttttttgttttttaggtGAACTATTTAAATTTGGGGTCAGGTACAACTCCTCATACCAGGATTGTAATAATGAGAAGTTGCattgagatttttttattcgaggTGTTTCAGAATCAGACTCATCCTAAAAAATCAACATTACACTAATGTGGGAAAATCGCAAATCATACCTCATCCAACAGTTCATCTTCATTTTTGACCAACTGGTTGATCATAGTTTCCACTAGATATTTCAGATTTTGACAATCCTCCCCATTAAGACTAGCAACATGTGGTGTAatggtttgttttatttcttttcttaAAGTTTTAAACTGAGCGGTGTGGTCAGGCATGTTTATTCCTGTTAAAAAGGCAGCTGCTGGTATTTCAGtcacaatatttttgtaactttCACTTAGATAATTTACTAAATTACTCaacacatttgaaaacatCTCATCATTTAACTCCTAAAATGTACATGGTTCGTTAACAACTAACACATATAGACCAACAATTACttgaatttttgtttcaattgtactccACAAGGACTTGTAACTTTTGTACCACAAATTGTTACAGAAATAACTTTCAGGGATTTTGCTCTTTTTTCGTGATTTCTTCGACGCTGCTTTGGCCCCATTTTTGAACACAAAGACTCCCTATAAAACGGAAAGAATCTTGGCGCCAAAGCTATGTATTACCGTAATTAATTTCCCACAAAACAACTTTGAATGAATTGATTATTTACACAAATAACGAATTACAACCAATAAATGCACTTCTTATCGGAAAAAAGCGATTCTTGCGTTTTTAAAGTGTGTAAATAAAGATaggaaattttgaggttacgttaaaattatttttaattaccttTGAGACAGACACTGTTGCAGCCATTTAAcgtattttcatttaaaacttgtaaacaataaaattaaaatatcagaaCTTTATTatgatataaataaataaaatcattaaataACCTCACATCACAATacacaattcaaatttaagCTTCGAGAGCCCTCTGTCGGCCAAATTGATACTAACCAGTGGCGCAgtaaaataactaaaatgcgataaaatgcttctaATAATCTAAAATGTGTAATTTTAGAGTAAAACGACAATTTACGTCAATTATATAAGTTGCCTTTGTGTGAACTACATAAAAACGCTATTTTAGatccaaaaaaaatacagttgtAAAGTTGGTTGCCTAATGTAAACACATAATGTAATGAAACTTCTTGAGTTCGAAAAATTAActggacaaataaaaaaggatttataattttacataattttcatAGTCATGAGTCGCTAATTAAAAAAGGTTTGTCTCTAGGTCAATTTGAAAGGCCTCTAAACAAGACAGATTTTTCTTCAAtctgtcaaatttttatttgatgttCTGTAATTAAGTTCTTCGCTTTGTTaatcataaaaaaaactttattttgatTGTTGTGTCTGATATGTGGTCTTTATTCACACAATTCGTGAAtaacaaatgttaaaattgatatttttttagaaataatcGTTTTTCTATTGTATTATTGActccaaaaatttaattttgtttaagaaCGTATAATTTGTTAGCCACCAGTCTGACAAAGAATAACTTACTGATAACAAGTTGCTGCAGAGACTGATACacgtttttctaaaaaacgtACAACCGTGGGGTTAAGAGAAGAAATCTCGATTTTCTCTGTGTGCGATTCGTCTCAAGAAGTTAAAGAAAAGCTGCTTTCACCCGCGCCTCACATTGAAAATCCATGAAACCGTGCATTTTGATGGATGGCTGATCGGCAAACACTAGACATCGAAGTTGCATAAAGTAAGTCAATGGCTTCTAGGAAGACAGCCGAGAACACTTTAATAGTAGCCAGTACCGAGTAAAAGCAAATATATGTCAGTATGTTGCACTTCTTGTTCGTATTGCTCCGCCATAGAATGCATTTCCGCTTGCGCCTCAACTCTTCTCCACCCGATCAAATGTGGAACTGGATTCGCCACACGTTCGCTTCAtttaattgtttcatttcGATATTTCCGCAAAAAACCACCGCAGCCGATTAGAAAGCTGTCGGAACATTTAGCCAAACCGACACACGTTCAACGCCGCAAAGGCAGCATTTAGGCCAGCGAGTCTTAAGCCGCCTTCACTACTAATTATCGCACACCCTCCGGTCTTCTAATTTTAGACCGATCCAAATTGCATTCTGATTTATCGACAGCAGCGTCTTTGTCTCGGGAGACGTTGAACTTGGGGCCTGACCCGACTCCGCATctcgtgcaaaatttattACGAAATTGTTAAATTGATTGCTGGCACCGCTATCTGATTGTGCCAGCGCATCTCGTTGCATCTAGACCGTTTTATTAAGCTCCAACTTGTCTCGATGCTATCCACTCTCGCAAGCTTTCCGCGATTTTTCTAATTATCCCGCGATGAATCGCCAATTTCGCTTCTTACCGCAGCCAAACCTGGTGGCAATGGCCCACGAAAGTGAACATGTCGACGCCGTTATTTCCACTCCGGACAACGAACCCACCGCCGAGAATTATCGGAAAAAACTGCAATCACCGATTCTTCgacatttgtaattaattttttcgcgGCGCCGTTTCGACACTCCATTATTTGCGTTGCGCTTTTTCCCTCCTGGAATCCGTCAGCACAGACACCATCTGTCGGGTGTCGCTTTTTCTTCGCTGCGTTTTCTTATGCAACTCTTCGGCGGTTTCCATTACCGACGAGTAATTGTGCGTCCGATGAATAATCATCGAATCATCTGTTCCGAGTAATTGGCGGTTATCTGAATTATTAACTGTGCTGGCGCAATTAGCGCTCGGAATAAAAGTAACGAACGTCTTGCCTGCCTCAACTCTCTGTTATGTTACTGTATTTTGACAATGAAAGGAGCGAATTAGAGACGATTCGTTCGTGTATTTTAAGAAACAATTAATGGAGCCTGCCATAAGTCACGGTCATTATCTGTTGTTGCACAACTCGGTGCTAATTAAGTTGTGAGTGAGGTTCTTGAGCGCCCCCCGGTCTGCGAGGCCTTGAACATTTAATGTGTTGCATAAACGATTCATTTGCGGTGGACTCCCCGATCCGGAGTTTTACTTTTAGCCAATTTACTTCGTTAAAAGATCGTTGATCCTGCTGTGTTGCTAACAGATTCACCATAATGTATACTATTAGGGTTTTAATTATACCCACGTACTAACATAAATTGCACTAATAAGTGTAGTGACTTGAGAGGTTCAACGGCATCGGCTtcaaataatgttaatttgcGAGGGGAAAGCATTTCGCAAATATTTGTCTTCCATTTGTGACACTCGGTGTAGTCGTTTTGGGCCTCCACTTGAGAGTGGCGACCGATGAAATTATACACCCATCAGGATAATATCCTAGTCGTTTTTTCGGCGCATTCCTTGCATACATTAATATGAAGAGCAAATTCTATCGGACGATTGTATCAAGGACCCATTCGAAATCAACATTTAGCAGTGAACTTGGCAAAGGTAGGCCAGTTGAGTTCAATGCCTTACTTTCATAACTCCACAATCTCTCTTACATCACTTGTACTACTATACAAAGTGTGAGTGGggaaatttacaactgacgaCGTTCTTTGATGCGTCGATTCCATCTTTATTGTGCGTCTTTTTAATCTTTTTCGACTCCTGAACAATCTCGCCGATTGCCCCGAACAAACAATGTTTCTTTACGACCTTTTGCGTGATTTACGGACCATTGTTTATAAAGAATCTGCGTATAACGGCCGCTTAAGTAGGCATAAAAGCCGGGACAATGCCGGATTAAAGACGTTTTTGATTTAACAGTGGAGTAAATTTTGGCCGGTCTCGTGAAATTGGACGTAAATCAGGCCAGTAATTGGGACTGTGTTGTTTCGTTTCGCGCTCGTGTTCGGCGAGCACGATGCGGACAAGAGGCACTCGCTAATTATCTGTTTTGTGGTCAATCACGCCATCCTCGACGAATCTATAGGGTTCAATGGCACCGCCATCATGTGTGTTCGATTCTCGTAATGTACTCTTCTTTTCTGCGTCGAGTGCAGAGCAGGTAAGTGGCACAATGTTCTCGAATAACCTAGCAGTCTTGATATCTAACCTTATTCACTTGGACGATGGACACCAAAGTGTGTCCACCAACTGTCGGAAGAAGCGCACAATGCAATTGGTTGGCAAGAAAGCGGAATGGTGCACTCGGAGAACACTTACTTTTATAGGAGGATGACCGACTATGGCCGGAGAGTTTTTCAGTTTCAAGGGGATAGACGTGCAAAGTAGACGGTTGTGCAACGATTCTCAAATATTTTCTCGAACAATTTTTGGGAGAAAATTACGAGGAAAGATTCAAAGTTCAACGTTCTGACCAGTATTGCTGATGACGCAGAAAACTGCGAATGATGTAATtggaattttaaaatggctCTAAAAGCAaccacaaaaatataaatgaaacgAAAGATATTGTACCTGTAAAATGACATAACATACTCTTACTGAAAATacaatacaaataaatcagTCGTTGcagttttttcatttatttactgATGCCCAAATAAATCACTCTTTACTAATGttgttgtttttgaatttaattctAGACTACCAACCAATtcccaaatttcaaaagtgtgaatttttacgattattttacaaactccaaattgtaattacataattcaacattatttttttggaaactgTTGATTCTTGGGGAGAAAGATTAAAGgatctttcttcttttttgttctgGTTCTACACCTTCTGAGTTGAAAGAACGGTTGATTTTTTGATAAGATGAGAAACGTGATCAAGACTTatcaaacttttatttaacttttactaatttttcattcaattttatttcacgTGATAGATTCTGTCTTCGTAAATTctattttatatttcaaaatttgctCTACTAATGGAAAATAAACTCCATTTATTGCAAGCTTTGACGGTTTAAAATTCCAGTTTTAAAACATAacgtagtgaaaaatactaaaagtGCCATGTTAATCGTTTCACGCTGTCATTGGTAGCCCTGCACATCCTTTcgtacaatggccggcaataaaaactagccaTCAGTTTTCTGTGAcatcaaaatccaaatgtgtaattaatgctgacatttaaatgatggcaaactttttttgcccgccaCTGTACCACTAATTACGCTGATATGTATTATTAGTTGGTGGATTGACAGCTCTGTCCGAACGAATTTTCGGTACAAgcgtttttaattgttataaacTGTTGTTGAAATGATCGATTGTTCTAAGATGAATGATATGAAGAATTTTGCATGCCGTTCTACTTTTTATCACGTAGCATCCACATAGCTAGGTGTTGTGACGTGTCTTCTTGTCTGTCAAAATACGTAAAATCTATCGGTAATGGAGTTTTGTAGAATTCACTTTCAAAATATTGCTTCAAATATTGTTTCTTCtgtttttatacatttatttcatgAAACCAAAATTTATCTCTTGCCACTGTACCTAATCAATAATCAATATTTAATTGCGGCTTTATTACATACTATTCGTCACTAGGTAcataaaaagtgaggttactcTGCTTTATATGGTTGACAGTTTTGGTTGTTGCCCACAGGGACATTTaaccaatttttgtttgcGCGTTTTGACAGATTTTCCCCCAAACACAACTTACACTATACAATTTTGTACGAATAGTAATCACCccctgtatatttattgaGATGTTCATCTTTTAATAACTTTGAAGAGATGTTGTCATTTtctttactttatttattattacgcATCAAACTTTCTTAATTTCTtgtttcaaacatttttctatCTCAATTAACTTCTTATGACGCTCATTTTGTTACAAAAACAACCTTAGAACGAGTAAATAAATGCACAATTTACCTTTtttaaccgaattaaaaaacatCTCCGCTTTAACTTGATACCTGTTACCAACTCCTATAGCTTGAGAAATACCAAATTGGGCAATGAGATATCTCAACTCGTCACTttcagcaaaaataaaaataaaatatttttcgttatgtaaattttattacgtggacttatTGCCTCGTCCCCATCAGATTTTTAAACGACGTTTGCGTTATGTCATAAATTGCAGCCCATTTAAATATGGAAATGACCGTCCATTTTTCTTGCACGGTTTTGAAATGCACATATGCAATTATCGAAGTGGGTGACAGATACCGTTCGAATGGCTCGTTGTTGACGCACGTGGGACGACGTTAAATTATAAGATAAATTTTCTGTTGATAattagaatttataataaGTGTATTATCGTAAGGATTCGTCTGTTCTGAGGTCAACCGCTTGAACTTTTGAAAACGGCCAATTCATAATTACCCATATGTCGAcatttacagttttttctCCTTAAAGCTGAAATGACATTCTTTTAGTGACATCATCTCGAACTCGTCTAGGCTCTTGTGCAGAGGTGCAGAGGTTAACGAATACGTATCTTGACTTGGAAGTTTTCGTTCAGGATTGTTTCCTGTCctgaaaattaattaccacATTGTCTACCTTTTCAGACTTTTTCACCGTATTTGTGACGCACTCGGATAAATGATTGCATTTATCTTCCATCTAATGCCAGGCAGACAACGTAGTAATCAAGCTGACTAAAAGACTGTAAAAACTTGATTTGTGATTCCTATTGATTTACAAGAGATTAAAGCTGTCCATT includes the following:
- the Orc3 gene encoding origin recognition complex subunit 3 is translated as MAATVSVSKGVFVFKNGAKAASKKSRKKSKIPESYFCNNLWYKSYKSLWSTIETKIQELNDEMFSNVLSNLVNYLSESYKNIVTEIPAAAFLTGINMPDHTAQFKTLRKEIKQTITPHVASLNGEDCQNLKYLVETMINQLVKNEDELLDEDESDSETPRIKKSQCNFSLLQSWYEELYLTPNLNSSPKKQKTKINKKVIVVIIPDFENFAPKVLQDFILIASSYINVLPFVFVFGVATSLTAVHRSLPCHVSSKINIKVFHSSPSTVYLNNVLENILFSRDCPFHLGGKVFNLFTDIFLFYDLSVSGFIQNFKYAMLEHFSYGNAMALCKNKNIKQIVAEFTHDDLENVRHLFSFRKLVESESPENRIYLLTDDHYFRNVLKKEIKKIARYVPNLHLFLKCLHILVCDLPRAPLGKQVRELYACAVSKSITRSQEYKECFQLLSFQSRDELSNKLLRVKDFIENNVEQSQLDGDVREGIVTQLSGYVNKLNHLEWEEEVEEVENDTLCEILDRKQFKEKLSQISKHNQPKNKYDKIRAEVLDFLSQQFDRYLLEPTSFPFHEIFFFNDISIQNHIIGSHRAAIHTALNDPHFYLQCSCCEISNDSIILPSMPDISIVYKLHLECGKMINLYDWLQSFLSIVDPQDIDDDSKPKVKPQLQARFTQAVAELEYLGFIKSSKRKMDHVARLTWGG